The genomic window TAAAGGAATGGTGCCAGCTGCACACATCAAAAGAATGTACGGTAAAAGCATTTTGGTAGAAGAAATCAACAATATGTTGAACGAAAACATCTCAAAATATCTTACAGATAACAACGTTGAGATTTTAGGTCAACCTTTGCCTGTGCAAGAAGAGGATGGTGCCTATAACTGGGATTACAACGATACTTTCAACTTTTCTTACGAGTTAGGTTTAGCTCCAGCTGTTGATATCGAAGTTTCTTCTAAAGATAAATTTACGCACTATAACGTTAAAGCCGATGAAGAAACGTTAAATGAGCGTATCAAAAATATCCGTAAGAGCTATGGTAAAATGACAAACCCTGAGGTTGCTGCTGAGGGTGATGTGCTTTACGCCGAATTGAAGCAATTAGCTAACGACGGTTCTGAGTTTGAAGGCGGTATTGTTGCTACTGGCTCTATCCGTTTAGATTTAATAACCGACAAGAAAATCTTAAAAACCTTAGTTGGTGTTAAAAAAGACGATACTTTTGAGCTTGATGTAAACAAAGCTTTTGGCGGCGATGCTGCTGCAATTGCTAAATTGTTAAACATTAGCGAAGAGGATGCTGTTGAGTTGAAATCTAAATTCTCGGTAACTGTTAAAAACGTTAACCGTTTAGAAGAGGCTGATTTAAACCAAGAGTTTTTTGATAAAATCTTTGGTGCTGATGCTGTAAAAGACGAAGCTGGTTTCACTGCTAAAATTACAGAAGAGATTGAGGCAATGTTTAAGCAAGATGCTGATCGTAAATTACAAAACGATATTTATGCGCAGTTAACTGAGCAAACTAAAATGCAATTGCCAGATGAGTTTTTACGTAAATGGTTAAAAGCTACTAACGAAAAACTAACTGACGAAGAGTTAGCTCAAGGTTATGATGATTTCGCTAAAAACTTAAAATGGACTTTGATCGAAAATAAAATCATTAAAGACAACGACATCAAAATTGAATATACTGACGTTTTAGAAGCTGCTAAGCAACGTTTAGATGCGCAATTTAGAATGTACAGCCCAACTCCACTTCCAGAAGATCAATTGGCACAATATGCGGCTAACTTCTTGCAAGAAAGAGA from Pedobacter sp. SL55 includes these protein-coding regions:
- the tig gene encoding trigger factor, producing MNITQEKVDDLNALVKITLAPEDYTPNVEKAIKEQAKKANLPGFRKGMVPAAHIKRMYGKSILVEEINNMLNENISKYLTDNNVEILGQPLPVQEEDGAYNWDYNDTFNFSYELGLAPAVDIEVSSKDKFTHYNVKADEETLNERIKNIRKSYGKMTNPEVAAEGDVLYAELKQLANDGSEFEGGIVATGSIRLDLITDKKILKTLVGVKKDDTFELDVNKAFGGDAAAIAKLLNISEEDAVELKSKFSVTVKNVNRLEEADLNQEFFDKIFGADAVKDEAGFTAKITEEIEAMFKQDADRKLQNDIYAQLTEQTKMQLPDEFLRKWLKATNEKLTDEELAQGYDDFAKNLKWTLIENKIIKDNDIKIEYTDVLEAAKQRLDAQFRMYSPTPLPEDQLAQYAANFLQERENANRIFEEVKALKVFDYIKSVATLNEKEIAYNKFTELK